In the genome of Brienomyrus brachyistius isolate T26 chromosome 17, BBRACH_0.4, whole genome shotgun sequence, one region contains:
- the rasgrp4 gene encoding RAS guanyl-releasing protein 4 isoform X1 produces MQDMRDLVRTEGEESHCKLLNTSYLVPPVNSSQCPSPSLKKRKVSLLFDHVEPEEMAELLSYLEFEHFCKVSVCVLGWAGAEAWSLLDMARSGQVVNHLDYRSYIVHGSVHGNPALECSVMLCNGVSQWVQLMILSKHTAQQRAQVFTKFIHVAQKLRALQNFNTLMAVMGGLCHSSISRLKDTTSLLPPDVTKTLNEMMDLLSSSSNYSSYRRVFGESSGFRVPILGVHLKDLISLNEVLPSYVEEDKINLSKVQHLYSNIKELLDIHTCTPPFEPNKDLLHLLTLSLDLYYTEDEIYELSYTKEPRNPKVQAMVPVKPPVIAEWGSEVTFQLDPETISKHVQQMVDSIMKNYDLNLDGYITMEDFEKIAANFPFSFCTHDSDREGEISREDITSYFLRGMSVCAKLGFNFQHNFHEMNYKKPTFCDTCGGFLWGVMKQGFRCKDCGVNCHRHCRNRVGLECIKRFKTSAGSCPCTATPDVKAKANSWCGEEDTYPFPQSQGRDTVEDLSMPQKNGESTELLEKSTQTEPGMWTPGLPDGRVISGSTPDKPFPQERAVSYIFQELKRRQQQQQHLSTPPQRLRGCSMPPAILLDKMEELNLHNDKSRDQSPHTTHPPSKLNLL; encoded by the exons ATGCAGGACATGCGTGACCTGGTGAGGACAGAGGGGGAGGAGTCTCACTGCAAGCTGCTCAACACCTCCTACCT GGTCCCCCCTGTGAACTCTTCCCAGTGTCCATCTCCCAGCTTGAAGAAGAGGAAGGTCTCGCTGCTTTTTGATCACGTGGAGCCAGAGGAGATGGCTGAGCTGCTCAGTTACCTGGAGTTTGAGCACTTCTGCAAGGTTTCGGTGTGTgtgctgggctgggctggggcGGAGGCGTGGTCATTGCTGGACATGGCACGGTCAGGGCAAGTGGTCAAC CACCTGGACTACCGCAGCTACATCGTGCACGGCTCAGTGCATGGCAACCCGGCTCTGGAGTGCTCAGTCATGCTGTGCAACGGCGTCTCGCAGTGGGTGCAGCTCATGATCCTCAGCAAGCACACGGCACAGCAGCGAGCCCAGGTCTTCACCAAGTTCATCCACGTGGCTCAG aagCTGCGGGCGCTACAGAACTTCAACACGCTGATGGCAGTCATGGGGGGCCTCTGTCACAGCTCCATCTCTCGCCTCAAAGACACAACCTCTCTGCTACCTCCCGATGTCACTAAG ACCCTGAACGAGATGATGGACCTGCTGTCCTCCAGTAGCAACTACAGCAGCTATCGGCGGGTGTTCGGGGAGAGCAGCGGCTTCAGGGTACCCATCCTGGGAGTGCATCTGAAAGACCTGATCTCCCTGAATGAGGTGCTACCCAGCTACGTGGAGGAGGACAAGATCAACCTGAGTAAAGTGCAGCACCTGTACAGCAACATCAAGGAGCTGCTGGACATCCACACCTGCACACCGCCCTTCGAGCCCAACAAGGACCTGCTGCATCTGCTGACG CTGTCTTTGGATCTGTACTACACTGAGGATGAAATATATGAGTTGTCCTACACCAAGGAACCCAGGAACCCCAAGGTCCAG GCCATGGTTCCAGTTAAGCCCCCTGTCATCGCAGAGTGGGGatcagaggtgacattccaactGGATCCAGAAACTATCTCGAAACACGTCCAGCAAATGGTCGAT TCAATAATGAAGAATTACGACCTGAACCTGGATGGCTACATCACCATGGAGGATTTTGAGAAAATAGCTGCAAATTTTCCCTTCTCCTTCTGCACGCATGACAGTGACAG GGAAGGCGAAATCAGTCGGGAAGACATCACCTCCTACTTCCTGAGGGGTATGTCCGTGTGCGCCAAGCTGGGCTTCAACTTCCAACACAACTTCCACGAGATGAACTACAAGAAGCCAACCTTCTGCGACACCTGTGGGGGTTTT CTGTGGGGGGTAATGAAACAGGGATTCCGCTGCAAAG ACTGCGGAGTTAACTGCCACAGGCACTGCCGGAATCGGGTGGGCCTGGAGTGCATAAAGAGGTTCAAGACGTCTGCGGGGTCCTGTCCATGCACGGCCACCCCAGATGTCAAGGCCAAAGCTAACAGCTGGT GCGGCGAGGAAGATACCTACCCGTTCCCTCAAAGCCAGGGGAGAGACACAGTTGAGGACCTCTCGATGCCGCAGAAAAATGGAGAAAGCACTGAGCTTTTGGAAAAGTCCACCCAGACCGAGCCAGGCATGTGGACTCCCGGGCTCCCTGATGGCAGAGTGATCTCAGGGTCCACTCCAGATAAG CCCTTCCCCCAGGAAAGAGCTGTGTCTTACATCTTCCAGGAATTGAAGCGAagacagcaacagcagcagcatctcTCTACTCCCccccagaggctgcggggctgcTCCATGCCTCCGGCCATCCTGCTCGACAAGATGGAGGAGCTGAACTTGCACAACGACAAGAGCAGAGATCAAAGTCCCCACACCACACATCCCCCAAGCAAGCTGAACCTCTTGTAG
- the rasgrp4 gene encoding RAS guanyl-releasing protein 4 isoform X4 — protein MNRKESRKACKEGMAGPKRRQRCMTCPSPSDIRQALQTPDAGVLSHAISLEELIRCCLHCFGSDGKLCRGGDLVHMTLMMHSWVVPSHTFARTLLSLYKECPAERKTQQRSQVCHLIRHWISLLPAVFKTDPQLEQVMQDMRDLVRTEGEESHCKLLNTSYLVPPVNSSQCPSPSLKKRKVSLLFDHVEPEEMAELLSYLEFEHFCKVSHLDYRSYIVHGSVHGNPALECSVMLCNGVSQWVQLMILSKHTAQQRAQVFTKFIHVAQKLRALQNFNTLMAVMGGLCHSSISRLKDTTSLLPPDVTKTLNEMMDLLSSSSNYSSYRRVFGESSGFRVPILGVHLKDLISLNEVLPSYVEEDKINLSKVQHLYSNIKELLDIHTCTPPFEPNKDLLHLLTLSLDLYYTEDEIYELSYTKEPRNPKVQAMVPVKPPVIAEWGSEVTFQLDPETISKHVQQMVDSIMKNYDLNLDGYITMEDFEKIAANFPFSFCTHDSDREGEISREDITSYFLRGMSVCAKLGFNFQHNFHEMNYKKPTFCDTCGGFLWGVMKQGFRCKDCGVNCHRHCRNRVGLECIKRFKTSAGSCPCTATPDVKAKANSWCGEEDTYPFPQSQGRDTVEDLSMPQKNGESTELLEKSTQTEPGMWTPGLPDGRVISGSTPDKPFPQERAVSYIFQELKRRQQQQQHLSTPPQRLRGCSMPPAILLDKMEELNLHNDKSRDQSPHTTHPPSKLNLL, from the exons ATGAATCGTAAGGAGAGCAG GAAGGCCTGTAAGGAGGGCATGGCTGGACCTAAACGTCGGCAGAGGTGCATGACTTGTCCAAGTCCCTCGGACATCCGGCAGGCGCTGCAGACACCCGACGCCGGGGTGCTAAGTCACGCCATCAGCCTAGAGGAGCTCATCCGATGCTGCCTGCACTGTTTCG GCTCAGATGGGAAGCTGTGCAGGGGTGGAGACCTGGTGCACATGACCCTGATGATGCACAGCTGGGTGGTGCCTTCGCATACCTTTGCACGCACGCTGCTCTCACT CTATAAGGAGTGTCCCGCAGAGAGGAAGACACAGCAACGATCTCAAGTCTGCCACCTCATCAG GCACTGGATCAGCCTACTTCCTGCGGTGTTCAAGACTGACCCCCAGCTGGAGCAGGTGATGCAGGACATGCGTGACCTGGTGAGGACAGAGGGGGAGGAGTCTCACTGCAAGCTGCTCAACACCTCCTACCT GGTCCCCCCTGTGAACTCTTCCCAGTGTCCATCTCCCAGCTTGAAGAAGAGGAAGGTCTCGCTGCTTTTTGATCACGTGGAGCCAGAGGAGATGGCTGAGCTGCTCAGTTACCTGGAGTTTGAGCACTTCTGCAAGGTTTCG CACCTGGACTACCGCAGCTACATCGTGCACGGCTCAGTGCATGGCAACCCGGCTCTGGAGTGCTCAGTCATGCTGTGCAACGGCGTCTCGCAGTGGGTGCAGCTCATGATCCTCAGCAAGCACACGGCACAGCAGCGAGCCCAGGTCTTCACCAAGTTCATCCACGTGGCTCAG aagCTGCGGGCGCTACAGAACTTCAACACGCTGATGGCAGTCATGGGGGGCCTCTGTCACAGCTCCATCTCTCGCCTCAAAGACACAACCTCTCTGCTACCTCCCGATGTCACTAAG ACCCTGAACGAGATGATGGACCTGCTGTCCTCCAGTAGCAACTACAGCAGCTATCGGCGGGTGTTCGGGGAGAGCAGCGGCTTCAGGGTACCCATCCTGGGAGTGCATCTGAAAGACCTGATCTCCCTGAATGAGGTGCTACCCAGCTACGTGGAGGAGGACAAGATCAACCTGAGTAAAGTGCAGCACCTGTACAGCAACATCAAGGAGCTGCTGGACATCCACACCTGCACACCGCCCTTCGAGCCCAACAAGGACCTGCTGCATCTGCTGACG CTGTCTTTGGATCTGTACTACACTGAGGATGAAATATATGAGTTGTCCTACACCAAGGAACCCAGGAACCCCAAGGTCCAG GCCATGGTTCCAGTTAAGCCCCCTGTCATCGCAGAGTGGGGatcagaggtgacattccaactGGATCCAGAAACTATCTCGAAACACGTCCAGCAAATGGTCGAT TCAATAATGAAGAATTACGACCTGAACCTGGATGGCTACATCACCATGGAGGATTTTGAGAAAATAGCTGCAAATTTTCCCTTCTCCTTCTGCACGCATGACAGTGACAG GGAAGGCGAAATCAGTCGGGAAGACATCACCTCCTACTTCCTGAGGGGTATGTCCGTGTGCGCCAAGCTGGGCTTCAACTTCCAACACAACTTCCACGAGATGAACTACAAGAAGCCAACCTTCTGCGACACCTGTGGGGGTTTT CTGTGGGGGGTAATGAAACAGGGATTCCGCTGCAAAG ACTGCGGAGTTAACTGCCACAGGCACTGCCGGAATCGGGTGGGCCTGGAGTGCATAAAGAGGTTCAAGACGTCTGCGGGGTCCTGTCCATGCACGGCCACCCCAGATGTCAAGGCCAAAGCTAACAGCTGGT GCGGCGAGGAAGATACCTACCCGTTCCCTCAAAGCCAGGGGAGAGACACAGTTGAGGACCTCTCGATGCCGCAGAAAAATGGAGAAAGCACTGAGCTTTTGGAAAAGTCCACCCAGACCGAGCCAGGCATGTGGACTCCCGGGCTCCCTGATGGCAGAGTGATCTCAGGGTCCACTCCAGATAAG CCCTTCCCCCAGGAAAGAGCTGTGTCTTACATCTTCCAGGAATTGAAGCGAagacagcaacagcagcagcatctcTCTACTCCCccccagaggctgcggggctgcTCCATGCCTCCGGCCATCCTGCTCGACAAGATGGAGGAGCTGAACTTGCACAACGACAAGAGCAGAGATCAAAGTCCCCACACCACACATCCCCCAAGCAAGCTGAACCTCTTGTAG
- the rasgrp4 gene encoding RAS guanyl-releasing protein 4 isoform X2, with the protein MQDMRDLVRTEGEESHCKLLNTSYLVPPVNSSQCPSPSLKKRKVSLLFDHVEPEEMAELLSYLEFEHFCKVSVCVLGWAGAEAWSLLDMARSGQVVNHLDYRSYIVHGSVHGNPALECSVMLCNGVSQWVQLMILSKHTAQQRAQVFTKFIHVAQKLRALQNFNTLMAVMGGLCHSSISRLKDTTSLLPPDVTKTLNEMMDLLSSSSNYSSYRRVFGESSGFRVPILGVHLKDLISLNEVLPSYVEEDKINLSKVQHLYSNIKELLDIHTCTPPFEPNKDLLHLLTLSLDLYYTEDEIYELSYTKEPRNPKVQAMVPVKPPVIAEWGSEVTFQLDPETISKHVQQMVDSIMKNYDLNLDGYITMEDFEKIAANFPFSFCTHDSDREGEISREDITSYFLRGMSVCAKLGFNFQHNFHEMNYKKPTFCDTCGGFLWGVMKQGFRCKDCGVNCHRHCRNRVGLECIKRFKTSAGSCPCTATPDVKAKANSWCGEEDTYPFPQSQGRDTVEDLSMPQKNGESTELLEKSTQTEPGMWTPGLPDGRVISGSTPDKELKRRQQQQQHLSTPPQRLRGCSMPPAILLDKMEELNLHNDKSRDQSPHTTHPPSKLNLL; encoded by the exons ATGCAGGACATGCGTGACCTGGTGAGGACAGAGGGGGAGGAGTCTCACTGCAAGCTGCTCAACACCTCCTACCT GGTCCCCCCTGTGAACTCTTCCCAGTGTCCATCTCCCAGCTTGAAGAAGAGGAAGGTCTCGCTGCTTTTTGATCACGTGGAGCCAGAGGAGATGGCTGAGCTGCTCAGTTACCTGGAGTTTGAGCACTTCTGCAAGGTTTCGGTGTGTgtgctgggctgggctggggcGGAGGCGTGGTCATTGCTGGACATGGCACGGTCAGGGCAAGTGGTCAAC CACCTGGACTACCGCAGCTACATCGTGCACGGCTCAGTGCATGGCAACCCGGCTCTGGAGTGCTCAGTCATGCTGTGCAACGGCGTCTCGCAGTGGGTGCAGCTCATGATCCTCAGCAAGCACACGGCACAGCAGCGAGCCCAGGTCTTCACCAAGTTCATCCACGTGGCTCAG aagCTGCGGGCGCTACAGAACTTCAACACGCTGATGGCAGTCATGGGGGGCCTCTGTCACAGCTCCATCTCTCGCCTCAAAGACACAACCTCTCTGCTACCTCCCGATGTCACTAAG ACCCTGAACGAGATGATGGACCTGCTGTCCTCCAGTAGCAACTACAGCAGCTATCGGCGGGTGTTCGGGGAGAGCAGCGGCTTCAGGGTACCCATCCTGGGAGTGCATCTGAAAGACCTGATCTCCCTGAATGAGGTGCTACCCAGCTACGTGGAGGAGGACAAGATCAACCTGAGTAAAGTGCAGCACCTGTACAGCAACATCAAGGAGCTGCTGGACATCCACACCTGCACACCGCCCTTCGAGCCCAACAAGGACCTGCTGCATCTGCTGACG CTGTCTTTGGATCTGTACTACACTGAGGATGAAATATATGAGTTGTCCTACACCAAGGAACCCAGGAACCCCAAGGTCCAG GCCATGGTTCCAGTTAAGCCCCCTGTCATCGCAGAGTGGGGatcagaggtgacattccaactGGATCCAGAAACTATCTCGAAACACGTCCAGCAAATGGTCGAT TCAATAATGAAGAATTACGACCTGAACCTGGATGGCTACATCACCATGGAGGATTTTGAGAAAATAGCTGCAAATTTTCCCTTCTCCTTCTGCACGCATGACAGTGACAG GGAAGGCGAAATCAGTCGGGAAGACATCACCTCCTACTTCCTGAGGGGTATGTCCGTGTGCGCCAAGCTGGGCTTCAACTTCCAACACAACTTCCACGAGATGAACTACAAGAAGCCAACCTTCTGCGACACCTGTGGGGGTTTT CTGTGGGGGGTAATGAAACAGGGATTCCGCTGCAAAG ACTGCGGAGTTAACTGCCACAGGCACTGCCGGAATCGGGTGGGCCTGGAGTGCATAAAGAGGTTCAAGACGTCTGCGGGGTCCTGTCCATGCACGGCCACCCCAGATGTCAAGGCCAAAGCTAACAGCTGGT GCGGCGAGGAAGATACCTACCCGTTCCCTCAAAGCCAGGGGAGAGACACAGTTGAGGACCTCTCGATGCCGCAGAAAAATGGAGAAAGCACTGAGCTTTTGGAAAAGTCCACCCAGACCGAGCCAGGCATGTGGACTCCCGGGCTCCCTGATGGCAGAGTGATCTCAGGGTCCACTCCAGATAAG GAATTGAAGCGAagacagcaacagcagcagcatctcTCTACTCCCccccagaggctgcggggctgcTCCATGCCTCCGGCCATCCTGCTCGACAAGATGGAGGAGCTGAACTTGCACAACGACAAGAGCAGAGATCAAAGTCCCCACACCACACATCCCCCAAGCAAGCTGAACCTCTTGTAG
- the rasgrp4 gene encoding RAS guanyl-releasing protein 4 isoform X3 — protein MQDMRDLVRTEGEESHCKLLNTSYLVPPVNSSQCPSPSLKKRKVSLLFDHVEPEEMAELLSYLEFEHFCKVSHLDYRSYIVHGSVHGNPALECSVMLCNGVSQWVQLMILSKHTAQQRAQVFTKFIHVAQKLRALQNFNTLMAVMGGLCHSSISRLKDTTSLLPPDVTKTLNEMMDLLSSSSNYSSYRRVFGESSGFRVPILGVHLKDLISLNEVLPSYVEEDKINLSKVQHLYSNIKELLDIHTCTPPFEPNKDLLHLLTLSLDLYYTEDEIYELSYTKEPRNPKVQAMVPVKPPVIAEWGSEVTFQLDPETISKHVQQMVDSIMKNYDLNLDGYITMEDFEKIAANFPFSFCTHDSDREGEISREDITSYFLRGMSVCAKLGFNFQHNFHEMNYKKPTFCDTCGGFLWGVMKQGFRCKDCGVNCHRHCRNRVGLECIKRFKTSAGSCPCTATPDVKAKANSWCGEEDTYPFPQSQGRDTVEDLSMPQKNGESTELLEKSTQTEPGMWTPGLPDGRVISGSTPDKPFPQERAVSYIFQELKRRQQQQQHLSTPPQRLRGCSMPPAILLDKMEELNLHNDKSRDQSPHTTHPPSKLNLL, from the exons ATGCAGGACATGCGTGACCTGGTGAGGACAGAGGGGGAGGAGTCTCACTGCAAGCTGCTCAACACCTCCTACCT GGTCCCCCCTGTGAACTCTTCCCAGTGTCCATCTCCCAGCTTGAAGAAGAGGAAGGTCTCGCTGCTTTTTGATCACGTGGAGCCAGAGGAGATGGCTGAGCTGCTCAGTTACCTGGAGTTTGAGCACTTCTGCAAGGTTTCG CACCTGGACTACCGCAGCTACATCGTGCACGGCTCAGTGCATGGCAACCCGGCTCTGGAGTGCTCAGTCATGCTGTGCAACGGCGTCTCGCAGTGGGTGCAGCTCATGATCCTCAGCAAGCACACGGCACAGCAGCGAGCCCAGGTCTTCACCAAGTTCATCCACGTGGCTCAG aagCTGCGGGCGCTACAGAACTTCAACACGCTGATGGCAGTCATGGGGGGCCTCTGTCACAGCTCCATCTCTCGCCTCAAAGACACAACCTCTCTGCTACCTCCCGATGTCACTAAG ACCCTGAACGAGATGATGGACCTGCTGTCCTCCAGTAGCAACTACAGCAGCTATCGGCGGGTGTTCGGGGAGAGCAGCGGCTTCAGGGTACCCATCCTGGGAGTGCATCTGAAAGACCTGATCTCCCTGAATGAGGTGCTACCCAGCTACGTGGAGGAGGACAAGATCAACCTGAGTAAAGTGCAGCACCTGTACAGCAACATCAAGGAGCTGCTGGACATCCACACCTGCACACCGCCCTTCGAGCCCAACAAGGACCTGCTGCATCTGCTGACG CTGTCTTTGGATCTGTACTACACTGAGGATGAAATATATGAGTTGTCCTACACCAAGGAACCCAGGAACCCCAAGGTCCAG GCCATGGTTCCAGTTAAGCCCCCTGTCATCGCAGAGTGGGGatcagaggtgacattccaactGGATCCAGAAACTATCTCGAAACACGTCCAGCAAATGGTCGAT TCAATAATGAAGAATTACGACCTGAACCTGGATGGCTACATCACCATGGAGGATTTTGAGAAAATAGCTGCAAATTTTCCCTTCTCCTTCTGCACGCATGACAGTGACAG GGAAGGCGAAATCAGTCGGGAAGACATCACCTCCTACTTCCTGAGGGGTATGTCCGTGTGCGCCAAGCTGGGCTTCAACTTCCAACACAACTTCCACGAGATGAACTACAAGAAGCCAACCTTCTGCGACACCTGTGGGGGTTTT CTGTGGGGGGTAATGAAACAGGGATTCCGCTGCAAAG ACTGCGGAGTTAACTGCCACAGGCACTGCCGGAATCGGGTGGGCCTGGAGTGCATAAAGAGGTTCAAGACGTCTGCGGGGTCCTGTCCATGCACGGCCACCCCAGATGTCAAGGCCAAAGCTAACAGCTGGT GCGGCGAGGAAGATACCTACCCGTTCCCTCAAAGCCAGGGGAGAGACACAGTTGAGGACCTCTCGATGCCGCAGAAAAATGGAGAAAGCACTGAGCTTTTGGAAAAGTCCACCCAGACCGAGCCAGGCATGTGGACTCCCGGGCTCCCTGATGGCAGAGTGATCTCAGGGTCCACTCCAGATAAG CCCTTCCCCCAGGAAAGAGCTGTGTCTTACATCTTCCAGGAATTGAAGCGAagacagcaacagcagcagcatctcTCTACTCCCccccagaggctgcggggctgcTCCATGCCTCCGGCCATCCTGCTCGACAAGATGGAGGAGCTGAACTTGCACAACGACAAGAGCAGAGATCAAAGTCCCCACACCACACATCCCCCAAGCAAGCTGAACCTCTTGTAG